One window of Neptuniibacter halophilus genomic DNA carries:
- the rplQ gene encoding 50S ribosomal protein L17, with translation MRHRKSGRKFSRTSAHRKAMFKNMAVSLFEHELIRTTLPKAKELRSYAEPLITLAKNDTVANRRLAFARTGSKVAVGKLFNELGPRYNARPGGYVRILKCGFRPGDNAPMAYVELVDRPAGIAADESED, from the coding sequence ATGCGTCATCGTAAATCTGGTCGTAAATTTAGTCGTACCAGTGCGCACCGCAAAGCTATGTTTAAAAACATGGCAGTTTCTTTGTTCGAGCACGAGTTGATTCGTACAACTCTGCCTAAAGCAAAAGAGCTGCGTAGCTATGCTGAGCCGCTGATTACTCTGGCTAAGAACGACACTGTAGCGAACCGCCGTCTGGCATTCGCACGTACTGGCAGCAAAGTTGCTGTTGGTAAACTGTTCAACGAACTGGGCCCGCGTTACAACGCTCGTCCGGGTGGTTATGTTCGCATTCTGAAATGCGGCTTCCGCCCAGGTGACAACGCGCCAATGGCTTACGTTGAACTGGTTGATCGTCCTGCAGGTATTGCTGCTGACGAATCCGAAGATTAA